A window from Marinagarivorans cellulosilyticus encodes these proteins:
- a CDS encoding glycoside hydrolase family 3 N-terminal domain-containing protein, which yields MFDYRDATAPIEERVKNLLTQMTPEEKIGQMMVLPSKVEGNIDKIEQWGVGSYFHCAGDKTQELQRRAENTRLGIPIIFAIDAVHGHCFENNATVFPTQLAASCSWDHDVMYNMGRVTATEVRGCGIHWTFSPVLCVGRDTRWGRINETFGEDPWLIGEMATAIIKGYQGDSLNADDTVMACAKHYVGYGETLGGRDAYESSISQRTLLTHFLPPFEKAVKEGGVATLMASYQSIDGTPCSADPWLMRDIPKTQWGMDGFVVTDWDNVGALHEKQFVAASYAEAANIGVKAGNDMIMTTLAFYDAALEQLKNGQLESHWVDDAVARILRYKFKLGLFDERRYCDLSAKKEIVGQPAHWQHALEASRKSLTLLKNKNNALPLNAEQLNKILVVGPNADNVKAQLGDWSFGSYQAGATDDKMHKSSTVTVLQGIKTLLSSHNIDTPYVQGAHCADDDIDSISEAVTQAQQSDVLIACIGDTLSQQGEFHDRSDLNLGGKQQALLEALKATGKPLIIVYIASKPLAISWVKDNADAILCAFNPGAKGGTAIAEALFGEFNPSGKLTISFPYSVGQLPVYYNSYPGWHSVLSDRLDGVERYFDAPKEPVFSFGEGLSYTQFNYADLQILTPKLIAEQTLRVSVQLSNTGAREGCEIVQLYIRDLYSSVVTPIKNLRAFKRVTLAAGESTEVILEVAYWDLALINRALEKVVEPGEFEVMVGTSSKDSDLLKARFWVED from the coding sequence ATGTTTGATTATCGCGATGCGACCGCCCCCATTGAAGAACGCGTTAAAAACCTACTCACACAAATGACGCCTGAAGAAAAAATCGGCCAAATGATGGTGCTCCCCTCTAAAGTCGAAGGCAATATCGACAAAATTGAGCAATGGGGTGTCGGCAGTTACTTCCATTGCGCCGGCGACAAAACACAAGAATTGCAACGTCGCGCGGAGAATACTCGTTTAGGCATTCCCATTATTTTTGCGATAGATGCAGTCCACGGTCACTGCTTCGAAAATAACGCCACGGTATTTCCTACCCAACTTGCTGCGTCGTGCTCTTGGGATCACGATGTGATGTACAACATGGGCCGGGTAACAGCTACCGAAGTACGTGGCTGCGGCATTCACTGGACTTTTTCACCGGTGTTATGTGTGGGTCGCGATACACGCTGGGGCCGAATTAACGAAACCTTCGGCGAAGACCCTTGGCTTATTGGCGAAATGGCCACTGCAATAATTAAAGGCTACCAAGGCGACAGCCTAAATGCCGACGACACCGTAATGGCCTGCGCGAAGCATTACGTGGGTTACGGCGAAACTTTAGGCGGGCGCGATGCTTATGAATCCAGCATTTCACAGCGCACCCTGCTTACTCACTTTCTGCCGCCGTTTGAAAAAGCCGTCAAAGAAGGCGGCGTAGCGACACTAATGGCCAGCTATCAATCCATCGATGGCACGCCCTGCTCTGCCGACCCTTGGCTAATGCGCGATATTCCCAAAACGCAATGGGGTATGGATGGCTTTGTGGTGACAGATTGGGACAACGTCGGCGCACTACACGAAAAACAATTTGTTGCTGCCTCTTATGCTGAAGCTGCAAATATCGGTGTCAAAGCAGGCAACGATATGATTATGACAACACTGGCATTTTACGATGCCGCACTAGAGCAACTTAAAAATGGGCAGTTAGAAAGCCATTGGGTTGATGACGCCGTTGCACGTATATTGCGCTATAAATTCAAATTAGGCCTTTTTGATGAGCGCCGCTACTGTGACCTTAGTGCGAAAAAAGAAATCGTCGGCCAACCCGCCCACTGGCAGCATGCCCTCGAAGCTAGCCGCAAAAGCCTTACTCTACTTAAAAATAAAAACAATGCGCTGCCACTAAATGCCGAGCAGCTTAATAAAATATTAGTTGTCGGCCCCAATGCCGACAACGTAAAAGCTCAGCTGGGCGATTGGTCCTTTGGATCTTATCAAGCAGGTGCAACAGACGACAAAATGCACAAAAGCAGTACTGTCACGGTTTTACAAGGCATTAAAACACTGCTTAGCAGCCATAACATTGATACCCCGTACGTACAAGGAGCGCACTGCGCCGATGACGATATCGACAGCATCAGCGAAGCCGTCACTCAAGCGCAGCAAAGCGATGTCCTTATTGCCTGCATAGGCGATACGCTGTCACAACAAGGGGAGTTTCACGACCGCTCCGATTTAAATCTAGGCGGAAAACAACAAGCTCTGCTCGAAGCATTAAAAGCAACAGGCAAGCCATTAATTATTGTTTACATCGCATCAAAACCACTCGCCATTAGCTGGGTAAAAGACAACGCCGATGCGATACTGTGCGCCTTTAATCCTGGCGCCAAAGGCGGTACGGCCATTGCCGAAGCGCTATTTGGCGAGTTCAACCCATCGGGGAAATTAACTATCTCATTTCCTTACAGCGTTGGCCAACTACCCGTTTATTACAACAGCTACCCAGGTTGGCACTCGGTATTATCCGACCGACTCGACGGCGTAGAGCGCTATTTCGATGCTCCCAAAGAGCCTGTTTTCAGCTTTGGCGAAGGGCTTTCGTATACTCAATTTAACTACGCTGACTTACAAATACTTACCCCTAAATTAATAGCAGAACAAACACTGCGTGTATCCGTGCAATTAAGTAACACCGGCGCACGCGAAGGCTGCGAAATTGTTCAACTTTATATTCGCGACCTTTACAGCTCGGTTGTCACCCCTATTAAAAACTTGCGAGCATTCAAACGTGTAACTTTAGCTGCCGGCGAATCGACAGAAGTTATTTTAGAAGTAGCCTACTGGGATTTAGCGCTAATAAATCGCGCACTGGAAAAAGTGGTAGAACCTGGCGAGTTTGAAGTGATGGTGGGTACATCTTCAAAAGATAGTGACTTGTTAAAAGCGCGATTTTGGGTAGAAGACTAA
- the rplT gene encoding 50S ribosomal protein L20: MARVKRGVQANRRHKKVLKAAKGYYGARSRVFRVAKQAVIKAGQYAYRDRRVNKRNFRALWITRINAQSRAEGLSYSRLIAGLKKAEIALDRRVLADLAVHDKSAFAAIVAKAKEALTA, translated from the coding sequence ATGGCGCGTGTAAAACGTGGTGTTCAGGCCAATCGTCGACACAAAAAAGTATTAAAAGCAGCTAAAGGTTATTATGGTGCGCGTTCACGCGTATTCCGCGTTGCTAAGCAAGCTGTTATCAAAGCAGGCCAATATGCCTATCGTGACCGTCGTGTAAACAAGCGTAACTTCCGTGCGCTTTGGATTACACGTATCAATGCCCAGTCTCGTGCTGAAGGCTTGAGCTACAGTCGTTTAATCGCAGGCTTGAAAAAGGCTGAGATTGCACTGGATCGTCGCGTATTAGCAGACCTTGCTGTTCACGACAAATCTGCTTTTGCTGCAATTGTTGCAAAAGCCAAGGAAGCATTAACGGCTTAA
- the pheT gene encoding phenylalanine--tRNA ligase subunit beta: MKISESWLREWVNPEIDTAALVAQVTMAGLEVDAVEPVAGEFSGVVVGKIVAVAPHPDAEKLRVCQVEGHAEGIKQVVCGAPNAREGLVIPFATIGAKLPGDFKIKKAKLRGVESFGMLCGQTELACGDDDSGLWELASDAPVGTDLRDYLQLNDNILELDLTPNRSDCLSLRGIAREVAVLNNCAYNALTIAEVASEHSEKRGVSLAAGTACPRYVGRIIKGVNSTAQSPLWLVEKLRRAGIASLGPIVDVTNYVLLELGQPMHAFDAAKVQGGITVRWANEGERLELLNDQTVALKSDALVIADEVGALAFAGVMGGKASAVSDATTDILLESAFFEPIAIAGRARNAGLHTDSSHRFERGVDYNLQNTAIERATALIVEICGGSVGEVFGALNADDLPKTASIALNKNRLEATLGLRLDDAEVVRMLTGLGLELTDETDDAWHFIAPSYRFDIAIDADLVEELARLYGYDKLPTRTPVFANELPATPEDGVSLRALSAALVARGYREAITYSFVDPKVHEQFSQGKSVVALKNPISADMAEMRTSLLPGLVQTLRYNLNRQQTRVSVFESGLVFEKGEGEQAYPQERRIAGLMYGAREASAWCHGKEKVDFYDLKGDVEALLGVTRNQAAFSFVPSAQPAPYMHPGQCAEVMLGDARVGVVGVLHPSTAKALDCNGSVYVFELTLEALLTGKVPAFQALSRFPAVSRDLALVVADSVSAASLEVAIQHAAGEYFKSVALFDVYVGQGVEDGHKSLAYSLTFQHNERTLKDEEIQQAVDNVVKTLAADYGACLR, from the coding sequence ATGAAAATCAGTGAATCCTGGTTGCGAGAGTGGGTTAACCCCGAAATAGATACCGCAGCATTGGTGGCGCAGGTCACTATGGCGGGTTTAGAAGTTGATGCTGTAGAGCCAGTAGCCGGAGAGTTTAGCGGTGTAGTCGTAGGCAAAATTGTTGCTGTTGCGCCACACCCCGATGCAGAAAAATTGCGCGTTTGTCAGGTAGAAGGCCATGCCGAGGGTATTAAACAAGTTGTGTGTGGCGCGCCTAATGCCCGCGAAGGTTTAGTTATTCCGTTTGCGACAATTGGCGCTAAATTGCCGGGTGATTTTAAAATCAAAAAAGCCAAGTTACGCGGCGTAGAGTCGTTTGGCATGTTGTGCGGCCAAACGGAGCTTGCCTGTGGTGATGACGATAGCGGCTTATGGGAATTGGCCAGTGATGCTCCTGTTGGTACCGATTTGCGGGATTATTTGCAGCTAAATGATAATATTCTGGAATTAGATTTAACGCCTAATCGCAGCGATTGTTTAAGCTTGCGCGGTATAGCGCGTGAGGTAGCGGTACTAAATAACTGTGCATACAACGCACTAACAATTGCCGAGGTTGCCAGCGAGCATTCAGAAAAGCGCGGTGTTTCTTTAGCGGCAGGCACAGCTTGCCCGCGATATGTTGGCCGTATTATTAAGGGCGTCAATAGCACGGCTCAAAGCCCTTTGTGGTTAGTGGAAAAGCTTCGCCGCGCAGGCATTGCAAGCTTGGGCCCTATTGTTGATGTGACCAATTATGTTTTGCTGGAATTAGGTCAGCCAATGCATGCCTTTGATGCCGCAAAAGTGCAGGGTGGCATTACTGTTCGCTGGGCGAATGAAGGTGAAAGGCTCGAGTTATTAAATGATCAAACGGTAGCGCTTAAAAGCGATGCGTTGGTTATCGCTGATGAAGTGGGCGCTTTAGCTTTTGCGGGCGTAATGGGCGGGAAAGCCTCTGCGGTTAGTGATGCTACTACCGATATATTACTAGAGTCGGCATTTTTTGAGCCCATTGCTATTGCTGGCCGTGCGCGCAACGCCGGTTTGCACACAGATTCTTCCCATCGCTTTGAACGCGGTGTTGATTACAATTTGCAAAATACCGCCATAGAGCGTGCCACGGCATTAATTGTTGAAATTTGCGGCGGCTCAGTGGGTGAGGTTTTTGGCGCGCTCAACGCAGACGATTTGCCCAAGACTGCCTCTATTGCACTGAATAAAAACCGTTTAGAAGCAACATTAGGTTTGCGTTTAGATGATGCGGAAGTGGTGCGAATGTTAACCGGCCTAGGCTTAGAGTTAACCGATGAAACCGATGATGCATGGCACTTTATTGCGCCAAGTTACCGCTTTGATATCGCGATTGATGCCGACCTAGTTGAAGAGCTAGCGCGTTTATATGGCTACGATAAATTACCGACGCGCACCCCAGTATTTGCTAATGAGCTACCCGCCACACCTGAAGACGGCGTATCGCTACGCGCCTTGAGCGCGGCTTTGGTTGCCCGAGGTTACCGTGAAGCGATTACCTATAGCTTTGTAGACCCTAAAGTCCACGAGCAGTTTTCGCAGGGTAAATCTGTTGTTGCGCTAAAAAACCCAATTAGCGCCGATATGGCAGAAATGCGCACCAGCTTGCTGCCAGGCTTAGTGCAAACCTTGCGTTATAACCTTAACCGCCAGCAAACGCGGGTAAGCGTTTTTGAAAGCGGCTTGGTTTTTGAAAAGGGTGAAGGTGAGCAGGCCTACCCACAAGAGCGCCGCATTGCCGGCTTGATGTACGGTGCGCGCGAAGCTTCAGCTTGGTGTCACGGTAAAGAGAAGGTCGATTTCTACGACCTTAAAGGTGATGTAGAAGCACTGCTTGGTGTTACTCGTAATCAAGCAGCTTTTTCGTTTGTGCCTAGCGCGCAGCCAGCACCGTATATGCACCCAGGCCAATGTGCCGAAGTTATGTTGGGTGATGCTCGAGTCGGGGTTGTTGGTGTATTGCATCCTTCTACGGCAAAAGCTTTGGATTGCAACGGCAGTGTCTATGTTTTTGAGCTAACACTAGAAGCCTTGTTAACCGGTAAGGTGCCAGCCTTTCAGGCGTTATCACGCTTTCCTGCGGTAAGCCGAGATTTAGCCTTGGTTGTAGCAGATTCCGTCAGTGCTGCATCGTTAGAAGTGGCAATACAGCACGCTGCTGGCGAGTACTTTAAATCGGTAGCGTTGTTTGATGTGTATGTTGGGCAGGGTGTAGAGGATGGCCACAAAAGCCTAGCTTACAGCCTTACTTTTCAGCATAACGAACGTACGCTAAAAGACGAAGAAATTCAGCAAGCTGTTGATAATGTTGTAAAAACGCTGGCTGCAGATTATGGTGCATGTCTACGTTAA
- the pheS gene encoding phenylalanine--tRNA ligase subunit alpha has translation MENLAELTVAALKLVADANDLAALDEIRVDYLGKKGQITAQLKSLGKLSAEERPAAGAQINEAKVQVQNAINERKADLEKAAINAKLAAETLDVTLPGRHAERGSLHPVTHTLNRIEDIFVCAGYSVEQGPEVEDDFHNFEALNIPSHHPARAMHDTFYVDERHVLRTHTSPVQIRTMLNRSGPLKVICPGRVYRCDSDLTHTPMFHQVEGLVVDENVSFADLKGVVAQFLRTFFEADVPVRFRPSYFPFTEPSAEMDIQCTHCSGEGCRVCKQTGWLEVGGCGMVHPNVFRACDLDPEKVSGFAFGMGVERLAMLRYGIKDLRMFFENDLDFLQQF, from the coding sequence ATGGAAAACCTCGCTGAGCTGACGGTAGCAGCTCTCAAATTGGTCGCTGATGCGAATGACTTAGCTGCGCTGGATGAAATCCGCGTTGATTACTTAGGTAAAAAAGGGCAAATCACAGCGCAGTTAAAATCTTTGGGCAAGTTATCGGCTGAGGAACGCCCAGCAGCAGGTGCACAAATTAACGAAGCCAAAGTGCAAGTGCAAAACGCTATTAACGAGCGCAAAGCCGACCTCGAAAAGGCGGCTATTAATGCCAAACTTGCAGCTGAAACACTCGATGTTACTTTGCCTGGCCGCCATGCCGAGCGCGGCAGCTTGCATCCAGTTACCCATACGTTAAATCGCATCGAAGATATTTTTGTATGCGCCGGTTATAGCGTAGAGCAGGGGCCAGAGGTCGAAGACGACTTCCATAATTTCGAAGCGTTGAATATTCCCTCGCACCATCCTGCGCGCGCAATGCACGATACGTTTTATGTTGATGAGCGCCACGTACTGCGTACGCATACGTCACCGGTGCAAATTCGCACCATGCTAAACCGCAGTGGGCCACTTAAAGTGATTTGTCCTGGCCGTGTGTATCGCTGCGATTCCGACCTTACCCATACGCCGATGTTTCATCAGGTAGAAGGTTTAGTTGTTGATGAAAATGTCAGCTTTGCTGACCTAAAAGGCGTGGTTGCTCAATTCTTGCGCACGTTCTTCGAGGCTGATGTTCCTGTACGTTTTCGGCCATCTTATTTTCCTTTTACAGAGCCATCTGCCGAAATGGATATTCAGTGTACGCACTGCAGTGGCGAAGGTTGCCGCGTGTGTAAACAAACGGGCTGGCTCGAAGTGGGCGGTTGCGGCATGGTCCATCCTAACGTTTTTAGGGCCTGTGATTTAGACCCTGAAAAAGTGTCCGGCTTTGCTTTTGGTATGGGAGTAGAGCGCTTGGCGATGCTGCGTTACGGCATAAAAGATTTACGCATGTTCTTTGAAAATGACTTGGATTTTCTCCAGCAGTTTTAA
- a CDS encoding YdcH family protein, which produces MIENHSLANELPEFKEAIHTLKMSNHHFAKIFEQYHNTDKEIHRIEQGIENTTDEYLEYLKKQRLHSKDALFAMLKKHEATTA; this is translated from the coding sequence ATGATAGAAAACCATAGTTTAGCCAACGAGCTACCGGAGTTTAAAGAAGCCATCCATACACTCAAAATGAGCAATCATCACTTTGCCAAAATTTTTGAGCAATACCACAATACCGACAAAGAAATTCACCGCATTGAGCAAGGTATCGAAAACACAACAGATGAATATTTAGAGTATTTAAAAAAACAACGCCTGCACAGTAAAGATGCTCTATTTGCCATGCTAAAAAAACATGAAGCCACCACTGCCTAG
- a CDS encoding DUF1588 domain-containing protein has translation MAGLYGAHISSQRCATTVLLWLLSCCLLACSGGGGEGAALQQDSAALAAPGNTPAVTPSSIAYSAPASSSGSVMSSEPVVQSSFAENASVSVSSTAVIAVSTSSGSVSSSNGADVQSPPVATWPQAWQFFDQTLVSSLVNTDCSICHVAQGMAGATPLQFAVNNNYQNAQILERYVLEADNANRLLRKITGFDGHGGGAIVNRQQQAYKDVEAWLALILPETQQVTKPAFTAIQIEPRQKTLRRAALILTGRLPTRDENDRVIRSDAELAKVLKELMQTEGFEQFLIRGANDQFLTDSFLNGQFFELSNGFAPYYPVGSNRRYFAYESGDVWPFERWNHDIYHGMVRGPLALIAHTVMNDRPYTDIVTADYTMGNQSMADYMRQDAIFEYGDKFDLQPIKNNGQILMQSGHEQYLDPSIGLRIDQHGEWVEYPHAGILNEPAFLARYPSSDTNRNRLRAKMVYRLFLGVEVEDIAARTIAGDALVDTQNPTLNNDACAVCHETLDPVAGAFQNFGVDGWYRSSWEGMDSLPSSYKHEANSPYVEGDLWYRDMRSPGFEGKAIGDSARSLAELGRYIAQDDRFAEAAVKFWWPAIMSDALLTSAAGETPLYQQQQQFIRALAQQFREGFNGQAPYNLKDLIVAMVMSDWFRAEQIAFDDSASEPVNSQGTLALSGVRLLTPEELENKVKALVGFAWGEREDFWANNGFWSYMDDQFRIYYGGIDSLGVTERAKVQNSLMANVAESQAVNLACAAVLLDVNRDTVSQRLLRNQARYVSPFSHNWQWLELAQPQSVTLSLTLLPGQNRLRISHLNAERIGPVVFDQLQVVATDGTLLFSAVHASDNIVLSHEAQKVTGLQAGSMIVLEKGYADITFEGQGYTEVQLRADVLTPIEWVEPAQVSVDVLDLAGRGGQVLRQQMVELFTLTQGSDYAVDSPEITEAMDTFIAVWQTLEMQATPMTLAQHANNYCELGAQGLPKIRDLNTSDPQRLLSAWSHMMVYFFTDFYFLHE, from the coding sequence ATGGCTGGCTTATACGGAGCGCACATAAGTAGTCAACGGTGCGCCACGACTGTTTTGTTGTGGCTGCTTAGTTGTTGTTTGTTAGCGTGCAGTGGGGGCGGTGGTGAAGGTGCGGCTTTGCAGCAAGATTCGGCGGCATTGGCGGCACCGGGTAATACGCCTGCTGTTACACCTTCTAGTATTGCTTACTCTGCGCCTGCATCTTCTTCTGGATCTGTAATGTCGAGTGAGCCTGTGGTGCAATCTTCCTTCGCAGAGAATGCGTCGGTCAGTGTTTCGAGTACTGCTGTTATTGCTGTTTCAACTAGCAGCGGTTCTGTGTCGTCAAGTAATGGCGCCGATGTTCAATCTCCACCGGTGGCCACCTGGCCGCAAGCGTGGCAGTTTTTTGATCAAACATTGGTGTCGTCGTTAGTGAATACAGATTGCTCTATTTGCCATGTTGCGCAAGGCATGGCAGGTGCAACGCCTTTACAGTTTGCCGTAAATAATAACTATCAAAATGCACAAATATTAGAGCGTTATGTTCTGGAGGCAGACAATGCCAATCGCCTATTGCGAAAAATTACGGGGTTTGATGGGCATGGTGGCGGCGCTATTGTTAATCGGCAGCAGCAAGCCTACAAGGATGTAGAAGCGTGGCTTGCATTAATACTGCCAGAGACCCAGCAGGTAACTAAACCTGCATTTACAGCAATTCAAATAGAGCCAAGGCAAAAAACTTTACGGCGCGCGGCGTTAATTTTAACGGGCCGCTTGCCTACGCGCGATGAAAATGATCGCGTGATACGCAGTGATGCCGAGTTGGCAAAAGTATTAAAAGAATTGATGCAAACGGAAGGCTTTGAGCAATTTTTAATACGTGGTGCGAATGATCAGTTTTTAACAGATAGCTTTTTAAATGGCCAATTTTTTGAGTTGAGTAATGGTTTTGCGCCTTATTACCCGGTAGGTTCAAATAGGCGTTATTTCGCTTATGAAAGCGGGGATGTTTGGCCGTTCGAGCGCTGGAATCACGATATTTATCATGGCATGGTGCGCGGGCCTTTGGCTTTAATTGCCCATACGGTGATGAACGATAGGCCCTACACCGATATTGTAACTGCCGATTACACGATGGGTAATCAAAGCATGGCTGACTACATGCGCCAAGATGCCATTTTTGAATATGGAGATAAGTTTGATCTGCAGCCTATAAAAAACAATGGCCAGATATTAATGCAATCTGGGCATGAGCAATACCTTGACCCTTCTATTGGCTTACGCATTGATCAGCATGGCGAGTGGGTGGAGTATCCTCACGCGGGTATTTTAAATGAGCCCGCCTTTTTGGCGCGTTACCCCAGTAGTGATACCAACAGAAACCGCTTGCGTGCCAAGATGGTTTATCGCTTATTTTTAGGGGTCGAGGTAGAGGATATTGCCGCCAGAACTATAGCCGGTGATGCCCTTGTCGATACGCAAAACCCTACATTAAATAATGATGCATGTGCGGTATGCCACGAAACATTAGACCCTGTAGCCGGTGCTTTTCAAAATTTTGGTGTTGATGGCTGGTATCGATCTAGCTGGGAGGGAATGGATTCGTTACCCAGTAGCTATAAACACGAAGCCAATAGCCCTTATGTAGAAGGCGACCTCTGGTATCGAGATATGCGCAGCCCTGGCTTTGAAGGAAAGGCTATTGGCGATAGTGCCCGGTCTTTAGCTGAACTTGGGCGCTATATTGCACAAGATGATCGCTTTGCTGAGGCCGCTGTTAAATTTTGGTGGCCGGCTATTATGAGCGATGCGTTATTAACTTCAGCTGCAGGCGAAACACCGTTATATCAGCAACAGCAGCAGTTTATTCGCGCTTTAGCGCAGCAATTTCGTGAGGGTTTTAATGGCCAAGCACCGTATAACTTAAAAGATTTAATCGTTGCAATGGTTATGAGTGATTGGTTTCGCGCAGAGCAAATAGCATTTGATGATAGCGCCTCAGAACCTGTCAATAGCCAGGGCACGCTTGCGTTATCGGGTGTGCGTTTATTAACGCCAGAAGAACTTGAAAATAAAGTGAAAGCGCTTGTTGGTTTTGCTTGGGGCGAGCGAGAGGACTTTTGGGCGAATAACGGTTTTTGGAGTTACATGGATGATCAGTTCCGTATTTATTATGGTGGTATTGATAGTTTAGGCGTAACTGAGCGCGCCAAAGTGCAAAATAGTTTAATGGCCAATGTGGCCGAAAGCCAAGCTGTTAATTTAGCGTGTGCTGCCGTGTTATTGGATGTTAACCGCGATACTGTAAGCCAGCGGTTATTGCGTAATCAGGCGCGCTATGTATCGCCATTTTCGCACAATTGGCAATGGCTTGAATTGGCACAACCGCAAAGCGTTACCCTTAGTTTAACGCTTCTGCCAGGGCAAAATAGATTGCGTATTAGCCATTTAAATGCCGAGCGAATCGGCCCTGTAGTGTTCGATCAATTGCAGGTGGTAGCTACGGATGGCACGCTTTTATTCAGTGCGGTACACGCTAGCGATAATATTGTTTTGAGCCATGAGGCACAAAAAGTTACCGGCTTGCAGGCTGGAAGTATGATTGTATTGGAAAAAGGTTATGCCGATATTACCTTTGAGGGGCAAGGCTATACCGAAGTGCAATTGCGAGCAGATGTTCTAACGCCCATTGAATGGGTGGAGCCTGCGCAAGTGAGTGTGGATGTGCTTGATTTAGCTGGGCGAGGGGGGCAAGTGCTTCGCCAGCAGATGGTCGAGCTTTTTACCTTAACTCAAGGGAGTGATTACGCGGTTGATAGCCCCGAAATTACAGAGGCCATGGATACTTTTATTGCGGTATGGCAAACGCTAGAAATGCAGGCAACCCCCATGACGTTGGCGCAGCACGCTAATAACTACTGCGAATTAGGTGCCCAAGGTTTGCCCAAAATCCGTGATTTAAATACTAGCGACCCCCAGCGTTTATTGTCTGCGTGGTCGCATATGATGGTGTATTTTTTCACTGACTTTTATTTTTTACATGAATAA
- a CDS encoding DMT family transporter — protein MNNPPLSLSHQRGMLALYSASVIIAINGVFSKVIPLDAITITFTRCVIAFIAMCIILQLQNTQSLFRLHNKSSYLKIVAIGALMSVHWSSFFHAMQTSTVAIGILAHYSFPIMTVLLESLLNKQRPAIKDVISGLIVLVGVAIMVPSFNLDSQVLIGVGFGLLSAAAWSTRNVLQGRWLANESGQSIMTYQLLLVALFTTLLCDFGALSQASNTTWITLLLLGVVSTAFGHTLFAIALRVINAKSVSLISCLQPPIAIGLSWLIIAEVPTLETLIGGSIILCVALYEAINAKPKHT, from the coding sequence ATGAATAACCCACCTTTGTCGCTAAGCCACCAACGCGGCATGCTAGCCCTTTATAGCGCATCAGTCATCATTGCCATTAACGGTGTCTTTTCAAAAGTTATCCCCTTAGATGCAATAACCATTACGTTTACGCGCTGCGTTATTGCGTTTATCGCCATGTGCATCATCTTGCAACTTCAAAACACCCAAAGCCTTTTTCGCCTACACAATAAAAGTAGCTACCTAAAGATAGTCGCCATTGGTGCACTCATGTCTGTTCACTGGAGTAGTTTTTTCCACGCCATGCAGACATCGACTGTTGCGATAGGTATTTTGGCACACTACAGCTTCCCCATTATGACCGTATTACTGGAATCGCTGCTCAACAAACAACGCCCAGCGATTAAAGATGTTATTTCTGGACTAATTGTTTTGGTTGGAGTCGCTATTATGGTTCCATCGTTTAACCTAGACAGCCAAGTATTGATAGGGGTTGGTTTTGGCTTGCTATCGGCTGCTGCCTGGTCGACGCGCAATGTGCTGCAAGGTCGCTGGCTTGCCAATGAATCAGGCCAAAGTATTATGACTTACCAGTTGTTATTGGTCGCACTTTTTACCACATTACTATGTGACTTCGGCGCACTAAGCCAAGCAAGCAATACAACTTGGATTACTTTATTACTGCTCGGCGTTGTAAGTACAGCTTTTGGACATACACTTTTTGCCATAGCGCTACGCGTGATTAACGCAAAGTCTGTCAGCCTTATTAGCTGCCTACAACCGCCAATTGCAATAGGCCTAAGCTGGTTAATTATCGCAGAAGTACCCACCCTAGAAACCCTTATTGGCGGCAGTATTATCTTGTGTGTTGCACTTTACGAAGCAATTAACGCAAAACCTAAACACACTTGA
- a CDS encoding integration host factor subunit alpha, giving the protein MGHSLTKLEMAEKLQQDLGFSRKESKELVDCFFEEIISALENGEPVKISGFGNFELRDKSSRPGRNPKTGEEFAIEARRVVTFKAGRKLRDRIDAHGRSSPAE; this is encoded by the coding sequence ATGGGGCACTCGTTAACCAAATTGGAAATGGCAGAAAAACTCCAACAGGACCTCGGCTTTAGCCGTAAAGAGTCAAAGGAGTTAGTGGACTGCTTTTTTGAAGAGATTATCAGTGCCCTAGAAAATGGCGAGCCGGTTAAAATCTCTGGTTTTGGCAATTTCGAACTTCGTGATAAAAGCTCTCGCCCGGGGCGCAACCCTAAAACGGGTGAAGAGTTTGCTATCGAAGCGCGCCGTGTTGTGACCTTTAAAGCGGGGCGAAAGCTTCGCGATAGAATTGATGCCCATGGACGATCATCCCCCGCTGAATGA
- a CDS encoding MerR family transcriptional regulator, with protein MDDHPPLNDFELPTKRYFTISEVSELCQVKAHVLRYWEQEFSVLNPQKRRGNRRYYTYEDIMLVRKIRHLLYDEGFSIVGARKQLTQGVNDSAVKGDSEQSLRWAIEELESIIGDIGDSAE; from the coding sequence ATGGACGATCATCCCCCGCTGAATGATTTTGAACTACCTACTAAACGTTATTTTACGATTAGTGAGGTTAGTGAATTGTGCCAAGTAAAGGCGCACGTACTGCGTTACTGGGAGCAGGAATTCTCTGTGCTCAACCCGCAAAAGCGGCGAGGCAATCGCCGTTATTACACCTATGAAGATATTATGCTGGTGCGTAAAATTCGCCATCTGCTCTATGACGAGGGTTTTAGTATTGTGGGTGCGCGTAAGCAGCTCACACAGGGCGTAAATGATTCGGCGGTTAAGGGCGATAGCGAGCAAAGTTTGCGTTGGGCGATTGAAGAGCTCGAATCGATTATCGGTGATATTGGCGATAGTGCAGAATAA